In Rhodothermales bacterium, the sequence CCATGCCGTCGAGGTAGCCCGCGCCCAGCGGCGTCGCGCCGGAGAAGCCGTCGACGAACTGCGACGCGTCGCCGGCGACCCACACGGCGTCGCCCGACATGTAGGTCGGATACGCGAAAAACAGAAAGACGCGCGCCGTGAGGGCGACGTTGAGAATGTTCATCCCCGTGCCGCCGAACGCCTCCTTGCCGAGCACGACCGCAAAGGCCGTCGCCAGCGCGACCATCCACAGCGGAATCGTCGGCGGCATCACCAGCGGAATGAGCATGCCCGAAACCAGGAAGCCCTCGTTTACGGGATGTTTCTTGGCGATTGCGATGCCGAACTCGATGCCCAGACCGACGCCGTAGGAGACGATCACGATCGGCAGCACCTTCAGCGCGCCGAAGAGCAGCTTGTCCATGAAGCCTTCGCCGGCGCCGGTCAGCTGCCCCAGCGCCAGAAAGTGCTGGTGGCCCACGTTCCAGATGCCAAACAGCAGGCAGGGCACCAGGGCGATCACGACGGTGAACATCGTCCGTTTCAGGTCGATGCCGTCCTTGATGTGCGTTCCGCCGGGGTCGGCGGCGTGGCCCGGCACGAAGAGGAACGTCTCCAGCGCGTCGTAGCCGTAGTAGTACTTCTCTAACTTGCCTCCTTTCTCGAAATGCGGACGTACCTTTTCGAGAAGGTTTTCGAACAGTTTCATAAGCGCGTCTCCTGAGACGTCCTGACTTGGTTGTGTTATCCTTCCACGCGCATGGCGTCGAGCCCTTCGCGCAGGATGGCCTGTACAGGTTGTTTGGAAGTGCACACGAACTCGCACAGTGCCAGGTCTTCCTCTACCACCTCGTAGATGCCGAGCCCCTCCAT encodes:
- a CDS encoding NADH:ubiquinone reductase (Na(+)-transporting) subunit B, coding for MKLFENLLEKVRPHFEKGGKLEKYYYGYDALETFLFVPGHAADPGGTHIKDGIDLKRTMFTVVIALVPCLLFGIWNVGHQHFLALGQLTGAGEGFMDKLLFGALKVLPIVIVSYGVGLGIEFGIAIAKKHPVNEGFLVSGMLIPLVMPPTIPLWMVALATAFAVVLGKEAFGGTGMNILNVALTARVFLFFAYPTYMSGDAVWVAGDASQFVDGFSGATPLGAGYLDGMAGLAAVKHVTYDLTSFITGTIPGSIGETSAIAIGIGALILLVTGIGSWRIMASVLAGAYVTAVVFSLTGIAPYHGVPPHYHIFMGSMLFATVFMATDPVTAAQTTRGKYIYGLLIGVFGMIIRVLNPAYPEGWMLAILLMNVFAPTIDHIVVQGNIKRRLSRALK